GAATATTGTGTTGGGACTTTTATTGGGTGGTGTTTTTACAGCTCCGTTTTCTGCAATGCTTACCTCAAAGCTTCCCACAAAGAAGATGTTTGTTGTGGTGGGAATAGTGGTAATCATAATGAGTCTTGTTACGATAACAAAATCAATTTTATCATAAGAAATTGATCATAATAAACCTTCGGGAAAAGTGTATTTTTTTGAACGCAAAGCTTTTAATGTTTTACTTTAATTTTGAGGGATCAAAGGGGAAAAATCAATGATACAGTTTATCAAAACGATCATTACTCATTTTTAGTAGAAATCTGAAACCATTAAATCTTTGCGTTTTTATTTTAATACTTTTAAGGTATTTATAGTTCCTGCACTTTATGTACGTAAACTGAATGTTTCTTTCTCCAATTCAGAAACAACTACTTTAGCCATTTCTTTAGAGCTGAAAGGGTTTTGTCCTGTAATCAGATTACCATCAGCCACCACATTGGAGGTCATAGGAATCAATGCTTTTTTGTAATGTACACCACGCTCCTTAAGAGCTGCTTCAAGATTAAAGGGCACTTCATTTTTTCTTCTGGCCAATGTTTCTTCAAACCAGTCAAATCCGGTGATATTCCGGCCTTTAATCATATACTCACCGTTTGAAAGGCGTACATTCAGTAATCCTCCGACACCGTGACAGATTGCGGCCACCATTTTATTATTTTCATACTGATTTCTGAGGATTTCCTGCAAAGTAACATTGTCAGGAAAATCATACATCGTTCCGTGCCCTCCTGTAAGATAAATACAGTCGAAAGATTCATCCTTTATCTCATCAAGGCTTCTTGTATGAGCCAGTTCGTTCATAAATTCCGGACTTTCATAATATTTTTTTGAAATCGTGTCAAGTACGAGCGGTTTCAGGCTTTCCGGATCAACAGGAGTATTTCCGCCTTTAGGAGAAGCTATGGTAACGGCCCATTCTTTTATTTTTGCTGATTGATAAATATGGGTAAGTTCGCTCAGCCATAATCCGGTTTTAAGATGGCCGCTGGCATATCGATCTATGTTTGTTACAATTAATAAGATATTTTTCATCGCGGTATCATTAATTAAAAGATTTTCTGAATTCCAGGGGAGAAACTGCCGTTTGGTTTTTAAATAAACGGTGAAAAGACTGAGGATGTTCAAATCCTAAACGGTAAGCAATCTC
The nucleotide sequence above comes from Chryseobacterium sp. 7. Encoded proteins:
- a CDS encoding type 1 glutamine amidotransferase domain-containing protein, giving the protein MKNILLIVTNIDRYASGHLKTGLWLSELTHIYQSAKIKEWAVTIASPKGGNTPVDPESLKPLVLDTISKKYYESPEFMNELAHTRSLDEIKDESFDCIYLTGGHGTMYDFPDNVTLQEILRNQYENNKMVAAICHGVGGLLNVRLSNGEYMIKGRNITGFDWFEETLARRKNEVPFNLEAALKERGVHYKKALIPMTSNVVADGNLITGQNPFSSKEMAKVVVSELEKETFSLRT